The region AGCAGGCTGACAGTCCTCCAGTCGGACACCAAAAGCCTTCGGACTGCCTGTCTTCTTGGCCTTCTTCATGATGTTGATGCCCCACAGCGCCTTGTTGTCAtctgagtgcacacacacacacacacacacacacacacacacacacacagacatggacaCACGTTTAAATTTGATAATCATATCCACATGAAAAAATAACTTAGTATGGACACTTAATATCACTAACTGGTCAATATCAGATTTTTAATAACAAgactaacagtctacagccacgctagcagctctatAGGACACCTAAATCAAACACAGGTGTTGGGGAATATTGGCTTTGCTTAACAAATGTAATGACGTGTGTGTGACAAGTGTGTAAGATGCCTTGTGTACAAAGCAAAAAAGACATTCTGACCACAAGGTGGTACTATAGGCAAATAATTGATATCCATCCTCTAATGACTACATTTCACATCAGGGTTCACTGATTGAATTGTTGTTCACAACTGAACTGTTATTGTTCACAATGCCATGTACCAAACTATTGGACGAATGAAAGCTGTGACCCCATGGTGACCGTGAATGTAAACTCTCATCAAAACGACTAgaattcatcctcaggggacACGGCACAGACTAAAACCCTTCACGTGTGCTAACAAGGACATTCCAATGATCTTATATAGGTTTCCGTTCACTTCAGAAACTAGTTACCCTATGCTTTATTTGTAGTTTCAGCTAAGACACGTTTCTATTGTCTATCAGCATTTTTAATGAGGCACGCAAAGGGATTATTCACTGTTCATCTGGCGGAAGCTATAGTTTAGATGCAACCTATAATTTCCTATAGgtcacacaggaagtgaaaggTCCTTTCACTTTCTAAGTTAATATACTAGAATATATAGATATACTTTAAACTTCAAAATACAGTCCTTGGTTGTGTAGTGAGTCCTTGTATTccagttttaaaatgagaaatccattttttttaatatattgttcatgtataatttattaattaaattcacTATTtcaatttagcatgttaacatctGCTAACATGCAAAgtagcacttaacacaaagtgcagctgaggctgatgggaatgtcgttttgcaggtatttggtcataaaccaaagtattggacaaattgaaattttgacctcatgatggcgctagaggaaagggaagaagatcaccaaagtcagtaggcctCAACCTCTGTGGTTCATGAATgtgaaattgacaaaaaaagtcATGACAATActtctaatagttgttgagatctTTCAGTCCGGACCAAAGTGAGCAATCTAACTGCGTTTACTTTGCTGCTTTTAACCAGTAATTAGTTTGTTGGATACTGGTGAACGTAGGCCCCGATCGTGTTTGTACCCACCAGTTCTGGAGGCTCGGCTCACCGAGGTGTTGTCAGTCTTAGCCAGGAGGAAGGGAGGCATCATACGATGGGCTCTGGGAGAGGAGTCCGGCTTATTACCTGTCAGACTGCACAATGAGAATAAAATGAATTGTGTGATTTTTTTGAAGATggggttttaaatattttagtaAAAAAGAGGGTCTTTCAGGTTTTAATAcctttataaaaatataatgatgACCTCAGTTTTATGGTATGCCTTGTTATTCTTGGTTTTAAAGTTATTGTTTCTTACAGCCCAGAGCAACAGTGACTCCTAACTAAACAAAAGATTAGGGACAGTTGTGATCAAGCAAATactttttgttaaatataaTCCACCGTACTGACCTGTGTTTTCTGTAGTCATTCAGCTTCTTGTTGATGAGAGCTTGTCTTGAGAAACCGATCTCCTAGAGCAAATGGAGATTACAAATTAGTTCGGTTTGTGGAAATTCTATTAGATTAACTGGGTATGAAGCTCTAACCTCGTTGTCAGACTTGCTGTTCTCCCTGATGACCCTGATCCAGGCCAGCATGTCATCCCTGTCCTCGGCCTGCAGAAGGTACTCGCAGAAGTCCTGCGTGGTCAGCCTCAGGGTGTGCTTACGCTTGGTTTCACTGTAGGCAATGTCGATCAGGCAGCCACGGATGCTGATTGGAGGATGTTCGTCCTGGCTGGGCCCCGCCCCTGCCCCGTGAAGGACAGCTTCTCGTTTGTCCTTGTAGAGGAAGAGTGAATGGGAACGGAGCACGGAGAACACTCGTTTCCACGGACGCATGCCACCACCTACTTTCTACAAGACGGAAAGATGGAAACAAGAACATAACGTAAATAGATACATCAGAAAAATCCTAGCTTGGTAACCGAAACTAGCCATGACAAGCCTGTTAATCAACcctcattcaaaagccttgttcttagtctttcgcacccaacctggaaaacgcTGCTGCTAGAGTCATCACTAAGACCAGGAGAGACCAAGTCAGTCCAGTTTTCAGCTTTTTGCACTGGCTTCTAGCGTGTCAAAGAACTGATTTTTTAATTCTACTGATgctttataaagcactgaatggtttagggccaaaatccatttctgatctgatgctcCATTATGAACTGTCCAGACCTCTCGGgtcatctgggacaggtctgcttacTTTCTCCAGAGTCAAACCTAAACAtgaagcagcgttcagtttttatgcaccacatatctggaacaaactcgcAAAAAACTTCAGGtcttcatgtatttatttctatcttgctgaaaggtgctatacaagcaAACTTGCCTTGCCTGTAATAATGTATGGCTAAACTGTGAACTATGTAGCTCTTCCCTTTTGCCTGggacatttattcagtttttgcatctttaaaaaacactgaattaacATAATATTCTGTTTGCAGccatcaaatgtgtatttaagACCATTTTTTAAGTAGTTAATGaactaacattagctggttacAGTTGATTACAGGTGACAGTTCAGCCGGCAAAATCAACAGTTGCTGGCTACCAGTGAGACTTCTACTTCTGTCTGAAGTCACGGACccactgtttaaaaaattaccAAGATTTtcaagtggtaaatctgccaccgttatGATTGCAACATGCATATGTGCCGTAGTAGAATGGAAAGCTTGTCAGGTGTAATAACAGTAACTGAGGCCCCACCCCCTTAGTAAGGGGGGCTTATGGAAGGGTCAGTTAGCTTGCAGTGTGTACAAGCAGTGTGTTGTACCTTTCCCTTCTCTGTGAGGATCTGTTTGTAGTGCAGCCAGCCCTCCTTGCAAACATCACTAAAGGTGATGGTTCCCAGCTCAGAGGTGGAGTGGCGCTTGGACCGGGCCTCCTCCTGGGCTCGCAGGCTCTCTAGAGACTGAAACACAATTTAGGGGTATTATGAGTTCCACGCTAGACAGTGTTTGCTTGGTTTTTGGAATATGAATGAAACAGGaagtacatgtacatgtagtACATGTAAGAAGTCTAATAATTTCACCTGTGTTGAAGACTCACCTcatcagtgaaaaagctcttgACCCTTTTTGGTAGTTTGCTGTGGAACAGAAAGCACACACGTTACGAAAGCAGCACGCGAAGAGTCCAGACAGTGTCTGTGTAGACAGTATGCTGTAGAAATCATTGGCAAGTGACTAAATGACTTGAGAAGAGAAATATGCATGCTACATAGTAAATATAAGTCATAACAACCAACATAaatcaaaaagtgaaaactcCAAAAAGTAGAACAGAGATTGTACTAATAACTTCATTATTGTTAATTACCCTAAAGCTTTcatatgcatgtttttaaaaatgaaatgagaataACTAAATAGTATATATCATAGATGATCAATGTGTGTCTATCAATGACCCCGTGTCCATGCTAAAGCCCCTTTAAATGATGTTTGTCATTGCAGTTTTGGGGTACAGACTTGTATAGACTACTGGTACAAGACAAACGCATTTCTAGGACTATATCGACCCATTTTAGTAAAGAATGCAGATCTTAAAGTGTACCCTGAGTTTCTGACTTACGAGAAGACACGGCCTTCTTCCCTGAAGGTGTTGAGACCCTCGTCACAGGACTTGGATCTCTCTGTGGTGATGGCCAACAGGTAAGAGGAGCGGCGACCTTTAATACTgcctgaggagagaaaaggaggaggagaaagacaaacagggtATAAAATATGCAATGTATTGTAGTGACATGTGAAATGACTAGAAGATGAGTAATTGAAGCGATTTGTTGTTTCAAACTGTGAGTGATTAATATGCCATTAGCCAGATGGATGAAGTAAGGGGTTAAACATACATACTGCATATTAAAGGAATACCTtgacatttagatttttagttTCTGGTTTTGGATACATTTTAACCCACAATGCTAACAGCATCCAGTGtcccttattattattatcaagagttttaaataaaaattaagaaaagatGGGGAAACTTTTTTCCCAATGTAGCAAGCACACAGTGAAGAATTTTTATGATTATAGcatttttcaaatcattttgACCCACGGAGAGTTTCAGAGACAAACATCAAATCATCGAGCTGTAACTAATTTGCATGCACTGCAACAACATACAAAAGCTTAAGATTACAATTTGCAGAAACTTAATAATACATTCACTAAGTCATTTCACTTTTGCAACATTAAAGCATTCTGAATTTGTTCCAGCTCTGATTTGCTCCACTGACAGGTGCATAGCAATGGTTATcgtagtatttagagccattTGCAAGAtcaaactgatgaaaaacaaatgaaaaaaaaacatgatttctttGGTAGTAGTCTTATGTTGGAATAACTAAAAATtaagactgccaggagactcaTATAATAGAATATATCAtagaaaactggaaaaaaaaagaaagtggtaACGAAGACTTCTGGAACGAACAGCTCCTCCCATGGCTCTGCTGTGTGCCACAGTGTTTTTTAGATACTAGTAGGGAGCGCCAAATTCCAGTTCTACACACAGCGGCTTTGAGTACTTCATTAACAATAGATGAACTGTATGGATAAAAGTGAAGGGAATTCTTCAGTTGTAAATGTCACGGTACTCCTTTGAGATGATTCTGAGGCTAGACAAATATATCAGTGTACAAAAATAAAGGCATTACATAACTGCTTGTCCTTTTGGCTCAAAAACATTGGCAGTGGTGTTAGGGAATGTCAGttcaaacatactgtagtagTCTAGCCCTTTGTGAAGCCTTTAAGTATTTATTGAGGGTGAGTGAGACTCACTGCAGTCCTGAGAACGAAGTCGGACAAAgggggagatggaggagagagtggGGGAGACACAGGTGGAAGTGAGGGTGGCCATAGTAGAGGCCTGGGAACTGGACACCACAGAACAGGCTGGAACATAGCAGGCCTGTATATCAATGCTAGGACTGGTGGGTTCATCTGCAAGGTCATCATCACAGGTGAGCAACAAGGGATGAGAAATTATTAAACACACTGGCAGGACAAGACAAGCTAAGAGTTTCCTCAGGTGGGGTTTAGGATGTTAGAACATCTCTCAGAGGTGGACCTagtctggaggcagaaataaccTCTGATGGAGAACCACAGTTTTTCACAGGGAAGATTAAGACTACCTTCCAGGTTCAAGCCAGCACAGACCGTTAGAAGTTTagagcttttgatctggacctggtcaaatgtggcctagacgtgacaaaagcagagaaatctcccttttttgcattttcacaaataataaataatataataataataataaagaaaacaaacaatttctgattcatagtctgattcgtgTTATGCCACGCACATTTTTTGCCCGAttgaaggaaactttcagggcatgtttcaggttcttatgtggacatatcctggaagttttgtgatgatttgaCAAACAATGCctgatttatagtctgatttgtgttatgccacgccCAGTTTTCTGCATTTGTAGCGCCtcctaaaaatgtgtttttcaaaaaattctaaatggcggaaaatctagttaggcggactttagtggtccaagaggcttttttgtagagcacatggAGCTGGACTAGTGAGAGAAATATCAAGTCATCGGACTTATGGTGGGGAcaggggcgtggcctgttcaaaattgcatttttccttaattacagcgccaccatgtggctgATTGGACTcgtatttctgtggaagcacatgcacatcatttccagatAGTGAGCCAAGTTTGAGTTGAAGcggcagacaacaaataataataataatgataataataacctGGCACAAACATAAAAGGGTTTCAGTCCCTTCCGGGCTTGAAATTTTACTGTATAGCAGTCACTGTGACACCAAGTGGCACTTATAGGATAATGGCACATTGAATTTCACTACATTTTCCAAGAATCAGTAGCAGTATGGGTAACCATCTTGGAATAATAcgtgaactgactcagtaatgtcagttgcACTACACAtcaatgttagctaatgttaacattaccCTAAGtaataccagaccaagtaaggctgtagcagcaaaaccacTGTATATACTGAAATGAAGGATGTTTTATAGCTTATAAGTTTAACTTTCCATTTGTTAGAGGGAGTATGTGttactttttctttcaaaacttacattgtaaatggactgtacttgtatagtacatagtcttgctttacagtttaaaatggcAGCAATTACTATTTTTTGAGATTCATACCCAGATAATTATGGGCTAGTATTCAGTTTGAACTTGTAACGTAAGTTAGGCCACACTGACAGCAGTATCAGCTGGActgcttttttttcagtttgtagcAATAATGGAAAGCCTCAACAGCTCTCCTCTCATACTCCTTACCCTTTTCACCAAGTTTCAGCCCACAGTTATGATAGCTTTGGCTTGTTGACTGAACCTGTAAGATTATTTCTGACTTCAGAGCAGCTCTGTTTCTGAGAAATGTTTGCAGAACTAAACTCCATCTactgttgcttatttacagtatacaaACATCGGACATGTAAAGGTTCAAAAACATATTAGAACATTTAATATTCAGTATTCATCAACACAGTGCACTACTAAAGCCTCACATAGATTAAGTGAAATATTGAACAGCTCTGTAGCAACAGACAACATAACTGTTCAAAATATATGCCTGTTAATGACAATGGCAGAAAATGTAGTAATTTATAACACTGAGTTAGCGTAGTAGTCAGTTGCTACAGAGAAAAGGTCACTAACCTATGAAGGGAATAGAGGACAGGGAGTTGAATGCATGCTGTGCCAGGCTACCATTAGCCCTGCGGTTCGGGCCGGGCCCCCCAGCGACAGGAGAAGGGGTCCCTGGTGTAGGTGACAAACCAGGGGGCTTGGGTGACTCCACAGGTGTGGTGTAGTGGGGATGCCGAAGGGCCTGAACAGGGGTTCGGTGGCCGGAAGGCGGCTTCTGCCTCAGGACCACCTCTTGATTCAGGGAGATGGGGGAGATGACCTCCCTGTCCTCACCGAGTCgggctctctcctcctctgacgCAGACAGGGCGGGGGTAGACTGGGGCCTGGGTACCACGCCCCCCTCACTGTCCGCAGGGCTGCTGCTACTGCCAGGGCTCCAGTTGAGATGAAGGCCATTGTAGCTGGGCTCTCTGAAGGAGTGGGCCTGCTGGAGGAGGTGGCCATCTTTGCAGGAGAAAGAAGGGCTGTAGCTTTTATAGCCCACCAGCTCTTCTTCTTTTACTCGCCTTGTTTGGGGTTCAGCTACCTGCTGACCTGACTGCCTGCCACTAGGAGGCACTGTGGAGGTGGCTGTGATGGGGGATGTGGTTTGGTGCTGATGACCTGCTGAGACTTTCTGGTCTTTCTGCTTACTGAATTTCGTCATTTGGGAGCCTTGTGAAGAGTGTTCGTAGCGTGGTGAGACCAGTGCTGAGGCTTGTGCCAGTGTTTCCACAGAACGGCCGTAGTTGTGCTCGTACTCGGCGTAGGCTGCCAGCAGGCTCTCTGAGCACGACCTACTTCCTGGTCCTGATACACCACCCCAGCCCCCTAGCCAATAGGAATCATGGGAAGCAGCAGCTGCCTGGTGGTGGTACAGGAGGGTTTCTCTTCTGCGTTGCTCCACAGAGATTTTGGAAGCAGATGTAGGTCTGGGGCCGAGCGCCAGCCCCAGCTCCGCTAAACAATCCTGAGATATACTGCGGTGGCGGGGGGACATGTGCTCGGCAGCCTCAGCCTGGCTGTAGTACCAGTCCGACAGAGCCTGGTGGCAGAGAGCATCGGCGTGAGTGCGGGAAGAGGCCGGCAGGCTACTCTTCCGTGgtggaggcagagttgcagagGAGATGGCAGCATTGTGGTTAGCAAAGTGAAAATCCAGTGCATTGATGGCCGACAAGGAGTGGCCACGGTGCCGCCCCAGCTGGGCAAAGTGGCCACTGGAATCCTCAGGACCCCCTGCCCAGGCGGAGGTTGGGGTAGAAGCAGAAGGGGGGTGATTGTCCAGTGGTGAGGTGGTGGGACCGGGTCGGCACTGCCAGTTGTCCAGGGGACTGTGGAGGTTGTGGCTGGGCTGTGGGGCAGTGGAGCTGGGCTTAGTGGAAGGGTAACAGAGAGGCGGTGGCTCAGGGAGGTTCTGGGCCTCGCCTGAATACGGCTTATTGCCTTTCAGGTAGGCATCCTGGGAGTACACCTGAGGACAAGGGGGGATAGGACACAGTGTAAAACATGACAGAaaggataaaagaaaaaagatggaaGGAACAGCTAGTCGGCAGAATGAGGCAGATGCAACATGCACCATGCAGCAAtacttctttcttttgttctatAAAAGCTAAATCCTTATTATAAAACTAACACTGGAACTTTATTTCCTTTAGTAAATTTTGGGTAGTTTATTACTGTATACTTATTATAACTGTATTCCACCTTGTCTATTATTAAGttgattttattctattctgCTTTAATTGATATTATCTTCCATTTCATTGTATTTACTTActactttacttactttatcTAAAGCACTAGGTTTAAattgtgctatacaaataaactttcaATCAAAAATTGCTGCAGTATAAATtacaagaccaaaaccaacaatgagttAGTCTGTCTCTTAATACTTTCCAACCAGCCCCAAGCCACTCCCACTCAAGATGtaaacacatcacaaatatatgatgatataaatgtttaatttttaaaacaggCTCAGTAATTTCTGAACAGCTGGCCAGTGCAGTTTTGAACAATTTACGCAaagaggaggaaatagtgcatttgttggggactttttgtttggaaatttgttttcagtggcAGATTAATTAGACACATTAGTAATTcagacagcaggacagtgtatgtaggattgagtcaaaataaactacagtgtgtactgtgtgtgttcatggtaatgaaggaacatgtcacccagtgcaacagtgcggctcattgatgtgtttttaatagtttttggacaacaatggagctctctGGCACaaaggaataagatatatcaggctttggatacacacaatccttgttagtaggatacattcacTCCTTTCTGCCCATGCACAATTCCAAATTTCTGAAGTTAAACTTTAATAAGGAGCTAAATGACTtataatagaaataaacaatCCATGATTTTACTTAAACAGCCTAGCTAACTGCTGTGACTTCACACAGTAACATGgtgaaaagaaggaaagaagagaaaatagaaGAAAGATAATACTCACACTTACCAACTGCAACACATCCTCATCTTTTGGCATAATAGAGAGCTCCAGAATGTTTTCACTGCAaaaaagcatgcacacacaaaaaaagaacaaaataaataacaggtCAAATATGAACATAAAATAAGATTTATAAACACTAGTCTCCCACCTGTTTTGGATGAGCGAGATCACTTGAGAGTAGGTTTTCCCCAGAATGCTCTCTCCATTCACCTTCACCAGCCTGTCCCCTggagtatgcacacacacacacacgcagcagaagaagaagggtGAAATATGTGTTGTATGCAAGGTTTTGGCTTTAGAGGTAGGGGGGCATAATGAATGGTTCTTCAATCGTGCCTtccatcaaataaaaaaatttaaatgctgTACTAATATCTGTATTTTTAATACTCTAAACCTACTTAATCAtcattatgtgtattttttaatatcaatatataaTCAATTACAGGGTGAGCGGCCATTGTTCTCTTTTCCCCCCTCCTGGGTATTGtctacagcactgctgctcagcagcagctgccaccaccaccactgcataatgtgcttggagcagacacacagcagaaccaaactctctcttacagcagcgatGCGAGGGCCTGTGTAAGATTTCTGCGACATTACTTAGTTAGCACCAACAGCTActacacaaagcctgccagctgaCTTTAAGAAGTAACTGTGACGAGACtacacagcaaggacttttcctAATCTGAACCAAAATTCTTCCCCGCCTGGCTCATGGCCAGCTAACAAGGATGACCgcaaagcaacttcttcctttatGGACTGGTAATGTACCCACTGGacgttttattgttgtgatgtgttttcactgttagccacatgctaagtcgatgttagtgatgttcacacagacacaaggacacaactaactatcctctttctAACCTGGGACAGTTTATtctacacagttcacacatacacttcaatttggccctttaacagagccatACTCTTTAGCATACATGGCCttgccgccattttgaattagatttctttAGTTTGACACCATTTTggacccaagcagccattttggatcttacacatacacacacccttttgttctttagcttagtgcatttagagttatacttcatattgtgtgttttgctttattatcttttaataaatgcttgtgtataatgttgcacaagagtgaataatttgccaacctcttctatgttgaactccaaatccttcactaataatggtaattttggttatagttattaatttaattattaatctaagttacaaattgatagtttagtgtagtTTATGAgactaaatcaattaatttggCTATCCTTTCCTGTGTTTAAGGGTGGTTCCccagaggactttattaattaaagttattatttatgattatctttgataattttgatagccaaatttaattgattgcacctactcaatttggtgcccctttaaccattgtaaatcccaacactgcCCATTCAAGGAACAACTTATCTACCCTCTCTCTGGACATAttgtataataaaatgttttattgaatgCAAATGGTTACCTTGTATATTTTGCACTATAGACCAAActtctttcaattcaattcaattttatttatatagggcCATATACATAACAGACGttctctcattgcacttttcctatagagcaggtctagaccgtactctttataatattatttacagagacccaacaaatcccaccatgagcaagcatttggcgacaggggggtggggggagatTGGCTTATATTGAGCAGCTGCTGGCATTCATTTATATTCACTTGTTGTACATGTTTATGTGATTGTCTTAACATAAGATAactaatttttattattaatataatttttaatattaataattaatattgacGGAAAATTTCTAGAAATATAGTTGCTGCTGCGATTTGTCCCACAGGAAACCATTCAAACAGGCTGACAGCGCGGATTTGTTTGGAACTGTTGAGAGCTATATGAACCACGTGACCATCAAGTGTGTCGCAACTCTTTTTTTCAAcctgtctatatatatatatatataatatatatatatatatatatatatatatatatatatatatatatatatatatgtatatatatataatctaatACAGATTGACTACAGATCGCTTCCTGAACAGGTCACAATCAGCACATTGATTTATTAGTCGTTTAGCTTTTATAAAAGTCTGGAAAGTTTATTGCTGTGGGCACTCGGTAATAATTGACAGTGAAGTGAAGTCTTATTTGGATTTAggcagctggacagtcagaagACACTGATTAGAGAGACTTTAGTGTGATGTCCTAAGCTCTGCTGTATCTTATGTTTatcgcgtgtgtgtgtggatgtgggtGTCTTCTACCTGTACACAGTCCAGCTTGATGGGCGGGGCCATTTTCTTTGACACTCTTCACAAAGATGGTGTCCATTGGCTCCAAAGGAGACCACTGACAACctgcttaaacacacacacacacacagattatgtGTATACACATCCTAACTTAATCCAAATTTAGCAAACATTTCCTGTACTGAAAATATCAGCAAAACCCACAAAGTTGAATCAGCTCCAGCTTCACATGGAAACAAAAGCCCCCACTTACAAGAAACCATGGTACTGATTCATTAGAGCTAAATGCCTAAACATTGGCAAAGAGTGTGTGGCTGATAAAGTCAGAGACATGAAACACTCACCTTTTCCAGTTGCATTTCCATTCTCTTCATCCTGTGGGAGAAACAACAGAGCAGCTGTTAGAAAGGAGAACCACATTTTCATTCTTCTTCCGTATGTTTTTTTGGATCGCTACTCCTTcagcatactttcagctacagaaaccattcaactatcaaaatgttcagctctttaagGACATGCATTGTTGTATTCATTGCTTTCACTTACAGTAGGAAATCCCAGCCCTCAACTCATGGACCTTTAAACCATACAGTATAGGAGAAAGACATGTAGGCATACTTGTGTGTCCCAGCTggaacgtacacacacacacacacacacacacacctcattctgcctctctctgtctttctgtctgtgtttctttctctatgtccttctgtctctcactcttgctgtctgtctgcctttgtctttctctcctcttcaaCAAACtccatttcttacactgcatccatttagctacagaaaccattcaaatatcaaaatgttacgctctttaatgacatttatgctatacatttatttttaaaagcaacCTATGTCCAATATCAGTTTTTTATACAGATCTCCTGAAAGATAATTTTCACGAAGACTTAATCGGCCTTCTAACTTTTAATGGGATGGAGGTGTATAAATACTAATGTTTgtactcgc is a window of Siniperca chuatsi isolate FFG_IHB_CAS linkage group LG20, ASM2008510v1, whole genome shotgun sequence DNA encoding:
- the LOC122867168 gene encoding rho GTPase-activating protein 23-like isoform X3, coding for MLRVSGVAPAPVGHEWRFQCSVGVDCSDTEPRCIWVAVLRGVSPRASPQLTPIASPRKRGSQRVIQRHRLSWAKGWRDGMVSSNENRRRPLSSGEVEGVLWQGPRTIFLQKNSQGFGFTLRHFIVYPPESSLHSIKDEENGNATGKAGCQWSPLEPMDTIFVKSVKENGPAHQAGLCTGDRLVKVNGESILGKTYSQVISLIQNSENILELSIMPKDEDVLQLVYSQDAYLKGNKPYSGEAQNLPEPPPLCYPSTKPSSTAPQPSHNLHSPLDNWQCRPGPTTSPLDNHPPSASTPTSAWAGGPEDSSGHFAQLGRHRGHSLSAINALDFHFANHNAAISSATLPPPRKSSLPASSRTHADALCHQALSDWYYSQAEAAEHMSPRHRSISQDCLAELGLALGPRPTSASKISVEQRRRETLLYHHQAAAASHDSYWLGGWGGVSGPGSRSCSESLLAAYAEYEHNYGRSVETLAQASALVSPRYEHSSQGSQMTKFSKQKDQKVSAGHQHQTTSPITATSTVPPSGRQSGQQVAEPQTRRVKEEELVGYKSYSPSFSCKDGHLLQQAHSFREPSYNGLHLNWSPGSSSSPADSEGGVVPRPQSTPALSASEEERARLGEDREVISPISLNQEVVLRQKPPSGHRTPVQALRHPHYTTPVESPKPPGLSPTPGTPSPVAGGPGPNRRANGSLAQHAFNSLSSIPFIDEPTSPSIDIQACYVPACSVVSSSQASTMATLTSTCVSPTLSSISPFVRLRSQDCSSIKGRRSSYLLAITTERSKSCDEGLNTFREEGRVFSKLPKRVKSFFTDESLESLRAQEEARSKRHSTSELGTITFSDVCKEGWLHYKQILTEKGKKVGGGMRPWKRVFSVLRSHSLFLYKDKREAVLHGAGAGPSQDEHPPISIRGCLIDIAYSETKRKHTLRLTTQDFCEYLLQAEDRDDMLAWIRVIRENSKSDNEEIGFSRQALINKKLNDYRKHSLTGNKPDSSPRAHRMMPPFLLAKTDNTSVSRASRTDDNKALWGINIMKKAKKTGSPKAFGVRLEDCQPAVNHKFVPLIVEMCLGVVEATGLEYTGIYRVPGNNAMVSNLQEHLNKGMDINTAEERCQDLNVISSLLKSFFRKLPEPLFTDDKYNDFIDANRIEDAEDRLKTMKKLIHDLPDHYYHTLKFLVGHLKRVADHSERNKMEPRNLALVFGPTLVRTSEDNMTDMVTHMPDRYKIVETLILHHDWFFSNGELDKEEKAPEDKRDMQPVPNIDHLLSNIGRPGMPGEASDSTTSDSLKSKLSSCSKKDLNARDFLPMSIISAKTCKRKKCLSTHLQGNSADEDSEHEPVKASHYGGGEGGGGEEEEDRIEEKAVMGEHTISKKEKKAGKENGVKPREITEGKDSLVGKEEAEKDVGNETGNGANKSERENRQRTTLPGNPQQLRSNCFLCSHHQIHVPYPRPVTNLPSHLRPHNLARGCPTVPFWICPTRLPNFYQTFSFHGTQQPDWNQSAPVRYMNTRGGRMRAMSMNLDLELGRSEDRVRGWRAERVEVIRVIEATPDLHGCVGVPKGSIVGPGSIQQIDPLPHLAQEDPHLPSSSSGWVDQSSPESSTVVLRRSALDPRNKTRGWRRHTVVV